The Salmo trutta chromosome 22, fSalTru1.1, whole genome shotgun sequence genome contains the following window.
aaacactccaaagtttctaaaactgtttgaatggtgtctgtgagtataacagaactcaaatggcaggccaaaacctgagaagattctgtacaggcaGTACcttgtctgaccatttcttggccttctttgtcatctctatccaaaacaaaggatctctgctgtaacgtgacattttctaaggctcccataggctctcagaaggcaccagaacgttgaatgatgactttgcagcccatggctgaaaaacagtagcgcatttggatagtggtcgatctgagaacaatgacacgggtgcgcgcatgcacgtgaagtccattttagattatcagtctgaacgaaaacaacgactcctggtcggaatattatcgcttttttacgagaaaaatagcataaaaatagattttaaacagcgtttgacatgcttcgaagtacggtaatggaatattttgacattttttgtcacgatacgcgcgtcacccttcggatagtgtcttgaacgcacaacaaaacgccgccatttggatataactatggattatttggaaccaaaccaacatttgttattgaagtagaagtcctgggagtgcattctgacgaagaacagcaaaggtattccaatttttcttatagtaaatctgagtttggtgagtaccaaacttggtgggtgtcaaattagctagcccgtgatggcgagctatctactcagaatattgcaaaatgtgctttcaccgaaaagctattttaaaatcggacaccgcgattgcgtaaaggagttctgtatctataattcttaaaataattgttttttgtaagtaatttagtaaattcaccggaagtgttcggtgggaatgctagttctgaacgtcacatgctaatgtaaaaagctgttttttgatataaatatgtacttgattgaacaaaacatgcatgtattgtataacataatgtcctaggggtgtcatctgatgaagatcatcaaaggttagtgctgcatttagctgtggtttttgtgacatatgctagcttgaaatgggtgtctgattatttctggctgggtactctgctgacataatctaatgttttgctttcgttgtgaaggctttttgaaattggacagtgtggttagattaacgagagtcttgtctttaaaatggtgtaaaatagtcatatgtttgagaaattgaagttcaGATTtcaggagtttgtatttcgcgccacgcccaatcattggatattggagtggtgttccgctagtggaacgtctagatgtaagaggttttaaacagcatgatcattacacaggtgcaccttgcgctgtggacaataaaaggccactaaaatgtgcagttttatcacaacgccacagatgtcaagTTGAGGGCttgcgcaattggcatgctaactgcaggaatgtccaccagagctgttatcagagaatttaatgtttatCTCTCTACAATAAGTCGCCACCAACGttatttcagagaatttggcagtacctccaaccggcctcacaatctcagaccacgtgtatggtgtcgtgtgggcgagtggtttgtgAACAGTGTCCCAACGTTGTAAATAGTGTcccgtggtggtggggttatggtatgggcaggcataagctacggacaaccaacacaatgcacagagatacggtgacaagatcctgaggtccattgtcgtgccattcatccgctgccatcacctcacgtttcagcatgataatgcacagcgccccccccccccccctcccatgtcccaaggatctgtacacaattcctgggagCTGTaactgtcccagttcttccatggcctgcatactcagacatgtccaCCCACTGAGCACGTTTGGTATGCTGgatcgacagcgtgttccagttcacagcaatatccagcaacttcacacagccattgaaaaggagtggaacaacattccacaggccacaataagCCTGATGAAGGAGATGtattgcgctgcatgaggcaaatggtggtctcaccagaaactgactggttctgatccacactcctactttattttttttacattttaaggtATAGTATATCTGTGACAGATGCATAtctattctcagtcatgtgaaatccatagattaggtcttaatgaatttatttcaattgaccgatttccttatatgaactgtaactctttgaacaaaaatctaaatacaACAATTTCAGTGTAAATGCcagctgaaaagtaccagtggTCAGGCTTTGGCCCCAATTAAGAGCAGGTCCATTGAGGCCATGGCCTAGTGAGACACTGGAGCCATGGAATCAGAAGACAGCCTTCTTGGTAAGACACTGGAGCCATGGAATCAGAAGACAGCCTTCTTGGTAAGACACTGGGCTAAGTCTCCAGTGGAAAAGTAGTCATAAATAAGTTGGTAAAGCCCTGTGAACTCACCAGGTCCTCGATGATCTCCAGCATGCGTTTCTTGGCTGCCTCCACACAGTCTTTGGCTCCCTTCAGAGCGACCTTGTCGCTGTTGGCGCCGCTCCTGGGGAAGCTCACCATCACACCGCCGTACTCATCAGCGATGTCCCTCAGCACCTGCCCACGGCGAGCCACAAAGTACCGGTGGTGCTTGGGGTCCACATTCATTACATCCTCCACCACGTTATCCTGAGGGATGACAAGCAAGCATGGGGTTTAATATTCAGCTGTGTCAAACAATACAGTGTATAATATAAAGGTTGGAGTCAGTACCAAAATGACAACAGTTTCCTTACACTCAAACTTACAAATACACAGGAGTTTGATTCCGCTGTAAACACAAGTACGTAACATCAAAACAATATTGCCAGGAGAAACTTTTGATTAGTCAGTTTCTCCTGTTTTCCCCTAATCAAATCAACAAGATGTATTGATAAAAAAAACGGTCTTTACCAAGCTCTTGATGAGTTCCTCCAGTTCTTTCTGGGCCTCTCTGACGGCCTCCTCTGTCCCCACCACGGTGATCAGCTCCTGGTCCTCGTCCTCAGGTGTAGGGAAGATAATCCTGGCTCCAGTACTGTCACGTACCTTACGGATGTTACCACCTCCTTTACCGATCAGGAATTTATGGTACTCTGGTTTAGCCTTCAGCTCAGCTGTGTGACTCTTGGTTTGCTAGGGATagaaagagggaaaaaaatatatttcagaatGTTTTTATTGGAATGTGCTGCAACATAATGGTGGAGCTGATTAGTTCAGTTTACTTCCTTGAAAGGTGTGTACATGGACTACTGACAACCAGGTTTGGGATTAAGGTGACCACGTCCCAGATTGTACAGGACAGTCTCACATTTTGGCCCTTCATCCCCCTACCAAACAATCAGACGCTGTATTTTACAaaacatttcttatttttttgtgtAGACTCAGAGGTGCCGGTTTTGATTATAGGTGCAACTGTCCCAGAGTTCATGTTAAAGGACTGATCATCATCATAAGGACACACGAAGAGGAGACTAGCATTAGGGTAagtgaggtagtgtatagtggttTATGGTCATCCAACCACTAACACAGTTAGGAAGCTTGGTCAGGAAGGGTCCAGTATTGAGTTGTGTTGAGGTGGTGCAGAGTTCTGACCCGTTGTCTCTGGACCTCTGTGTCCAACTAAAGAACAGAATATTGGGGGTTTGAGACACACCACCCACCCAACCAGGTACAGCCTGTGATTGACTGACCAGGTCAGCCAATCACAGGCAGGGGAGTGTTCTAGAAGGGCTCTTGGCAACCCCGTAACAATGCCAGAGGTCCGAAACCAGGGGATGGTAGCCTCTGCTGGGCTGGAGAGTTCCTCTCTAAAGTTTGTGGCTGTGTCCCAGGGCcagagagtttttttttttttttaacaagtccaTTTGTCCCATATTTCATTCAGACATTCCAACCTGTGTCGTATGCTGTCACATTGCGCTTAtgcccagctatatatcataagGACGTGGTGCTGGTGATGTTTAACACTTTCTCCAATCGTTGTTGAGATCTGATATTCTGCACAACGCAAGATGACACGTAGGGCAAGGTCATAtcgtcaaccaatcacatttgtcAAATCCTTTTGGGCTAAATTCCAGCTAAAACTTGGAGAGGACCGCTAACTACTTATAAAAAGTGTGCTTCTAACGAAGAACAACAATAGTAAGTAGGCCTAAGTAGCTGTAGCCTATTAGAGAAAAGGTCCTTTCCTCACACTTGGTAGGCTGCTTCTACTTTACtcaacagttaaaaaaaaataataataaatcctACCAGTTTTACATTCCTTGAGACCAACCAGAATTGTTACTGTGGATAAATATTCGCAaatttgtagaaaacagtcaGTCTCATTTCTGCATCACCAAATTTCGTGCGCACTAAGCATTTTTTTAAAATGTGGCCACCCTAGTTAGGATGATTTCTATTTCAATTGCTTTTTAGTGAAGGATAATTGGGAATTGCAGTTTACTTCCTGAAATTGAACCCAACCCTCATGACAACCATAGCcaatgaacaaaaaaaaaaaaaacaacctgGTCCCTCAACCTACTAATAAGTAAAGCCTAAATAAGACAACTAAGAGCAGGATCAAACCTTATCCTGGGCCAGAGAGAGCAGCTGTTTCTTCGCCTTCTCCACCTCCTCAGCAGGGCCCCTGATGGTGACTGTGTCGATGCCGGAGCCCTCGGTGGGGAAGTGGATATGGACGCCGCCACACTCTTCCATGATGGAGCGGACAAAACGGCCCTTAGAGCCAATCAGGGAGTTGTGCAGCTTTGAGGGAATGGACACCTCCATCTCTGTAATGTTTGCCTGGGAGGGACACAATAGCGGCATATGTAGTTCATCGGGCACAGAATGGAAACATGGTTTCATATAGAGAGACAAATTAAGAACATTCTATCCTTATCTGCATTGACATAGACGAACACAGGCCATCTTAGAAGGAAATCTCCCTGCGAAAAGCCAGAAAATTACCAATTCTTTCTGGATAGCCAGGATGCGGATTCTGGCGGCCTCACAGTTTTCCTTCTTGCCGGTGATGACGATCATCTCAGAGTTGCTGTTCTCGGCAGGCAGGTCAATCCTGGTGTTAGTTTCCTCACGAATCTGGAAATGAAGGAATTACTTTGTCAGGTAAtaccattttttttctcctcCCATATTTTAAAAAGCCTGAAATTGTGAAAGAACTGTGTCCCAAACCAAGTTTAAATTTATATCCTATTAATGAGAATATACCTTCTTGATGTTGGCGCCACCTTTCCCAATAATGTTCTTGTGGAATTGTTTGAAGATGGGAACTGAGAGAAAGAAACCATTCTCCACCTGAAAAAGACAAATCAATCATAGATAAAAAACAGTTAATGTGAAAACATTTTTTCAAATCTGCAAAGCAAGATTTGACATGTTCAATACACTTACGGAAAGAGCTATCAATCATACCAACGATGAAGTGCTTTACCCGGCACAACATCTTGAAAGCCAAATGTACTTAACACATTACACTAACCTCATGCAACGTAAAAAAATAAGAAAGGTTAAACCTAGTTGTCACAGAGAGTCAATCATTGAGACGTTTGTTTGATGATCTACATACCATTTCAGCAACCATCTTAGCCATGAACTTGGAGCATTTCTCCACCTCATTTCTTGGACCACGCAGCTGAACGATGTCACTCTTCGCTGCCGGGTCTGGGAAGTTGATGATGACCTGCAAATCGACACATTACTACTTTATGTACAGCTTggaattttttttatattttccttTTCCTCATACAACaccttgcttctacacctgcattacttgctgttgggggtttttggctgggtttctgtacagcactttgagatatcagctgatgtaagaaaggctatataaatacatttgatttgatttaagtgcCCATCCTAACTAAAATGAACATAGTTGTTTACTGTAATTATACAGCAAAATGTTATAGCTGTATACACTTAAGCATTTACCAGAGCCATACATGTACAGCTCTTCTAAATATATGAATCTGGCACACACGATCATGGTTTCTAAGGCTGCGTTTAAAAatcaggcagcccaattctgagctctcccccccccccccttcccactaattggtcttttgagccatcaattttattttttaatttttaaattcCACTCTTTTGTTAATAATTGGGCCAAAGagcagaattgggctgcctgtgtaaatacaGCCTTGCTGACTGAAGTCTTACTGAGCCAGTCTCTGACGTCATCAGGTGTGTTCCCACGGCAACATGGTTTGTGACTCACCTCAGGGAACTTGTCACGAACGTCCTTAATCTTCTCCCCTTTTTGGCCAATGATGGCTCTGTGAAAACGCTGTTCAATGATCAGGTCCTTTGTACGCTCGTTCTCCTGCAAGAGAGACGAAAGGTTGAAGGACAACTCCCAATGGGgacgtgtgtgagagagcgaaTGTATTGTGATACTCACCATGCGCGACGCTAGCTCAAGCAGCTCCTTACTGGCTTCCTGAACCCCCTGGGGATCCCCCTCGATGCGGATCAGGTGGCTCTTCTCGTTGTCAGGGGGGATACGCACAGACACCTTGTGTAGATCTTTGATGCGGTTTACTGTACAGGGCAggaaaataaacatgttttttaaCCACCATTTAGTAATACGCTAAATATCTTAAATACATTGGTGTaactttgtatttatttattatcttACTCTTCCCACTTCTCAAACCAACCTCCGCTTAAAAACATAATACTTACTGTTGGCACCGCCCTTCCCAATCAGGTGTCTGTGGAATCTGGGGTCCACACTGATCTCCCTATAATCCATGCGGCTCACCTAGAAGGAGAAAATGAAATAAACATGGCATCAAATGAATGATTGTAACTACCAAGTCCTAAAACCAAGGAAACCAGTGTGGTTTACACAGTCTGTCCTTGGGACAATGAAACAAACTAGgcctaggctcagattaaagccTACTCTTTAACTACAAAGCATGCTCAAGGGAGACTCTCCATTGAATACTCTTTAGCCCAGTAATCTAATAGGCTTAATCTGGTTTTGGTAAACGGGCTTTCTGCTTAGAGTGGACGAGGCTAGCCTGGTCCTCTTTATTTGGATGGTCTTTACCAGGTCAGTGACGATGGCTTCCATCTGACTCTGCACCATCTGCATGTCTTTGGTGGGGCCTTCCAGGGTGATTTTATCCTCACCCTCAGTGAACTCAATGTGCACCTGCAAAACACAGAAACACCAAGTCAGGCCTTGAGCTGCATCCCCTCTGGAACAAACAcatgccccacacacacacacacacacacacacacaccttgggcATTTGCTGGGTAATCTTGGCCAGGTTCTGCCCCTTCTTGCCAATGATGAAGCGGTGAAGCCAGGAAGGAGCTACGACTGATGATACAGTATAGCTGTTAGCCTGGGAAACACAAACAGGGTCACATTTAGAAACTGAGAAGCCATTGAGGTCATGGGACATCCTCTTAGACCAGAGGCCCTGAAAAGGTGCTAtacgttagtcatttagcaagCAGCCTTATAGAGAGCTACTTACAAATCAGTGCATTTAACTAaggtaaaaaaattttttttaaaaacacattcaTTCACATTGCAAGTAAAACCTTCAAAAATAAGGCATCTACCTTTGACTAAACATCAGTGAATACCAGGCCCAGCCAGGTCGGTGAGAAAGGTGCTGCGTATGTCTTATGTAATGTATATCTACCTTGGCCCTAACTTCATTGAGACCTGTATAGTACGTACTGTGTAGTGTTTCTGTTGGAATGTGTAACATATCTACCTTGGCGTAAACTTCAGTGAGAGCCTGACCCAGCCGGTCTGGCTCCCCGCGCAGGATGACGGTCTCCGAGTTGCTGTCTGGGGGTGGGATCTCGACCGAGACGCCAGTTTTCTCCAGGATCTCCTGCAGGGTGTTTCCCTTGGGGCCGATCACGTACTTGTGCTGAGATTTCTTCACCTCTACCGCGATGGTGGTGGCATTTTTCTGCTGGGAGAAAAGGGAAGACAGAGCACTGGAAATTAGTGTAAAGATAAAGTGTAACTTGGTGCATTTCACTGTTGCATATTCAAAAATGTTAATTGTATTGGTCCCAATTTGAATAAAATGTTAAGACTGTCTCTTTCTTTTCAGTCTAAGACGGCAGTCGTGCCACGGAAGGCTAGTATGAACCTCCATAAGGCCCCTCAACAGCTTCTTGAGACAACCGAAGTCACGCCCTGATACCCTGAGGCTACATGACAACATTCCATACATGTTAAAAACACAGACATTCAATCATTCCTGCTTAGCTAgcaggacatacagttgaagtcagaagttgacataccttagccaaatacatttaaactcagtttttcacaattcctgacatttaatcctagtaaatattccctgtctgaggtcagttaggatcaccgctttattttaagaatgtgaaatgtcagaataatagtagagaatcatttatttcagcttttatttctttcatcacattcccagtgggtcagaaatgtacattcaatgctacaaaatactaattgactgtctttaaattgtttaacttgggtcaaacatttcaggtggccttccacaatcttcccatAATTAattgggtgaatttcggcccattcctcctgacagagcgggTGTAACCAAGTcgggtttgtagacctccttgctcgcacacacttttcagtGCTTggggggtcattgttcatttggaagacccactaacgtcccacctaccccagagaggttagaagAGGACAGAACATAGACCTACACACCTTCCCCTCATAAATCTTCTTGATCATAGCCACAGCAAGGGCCACCTGCTCCTTCTCCCCAGTAATGACGATCTCCGTCTTATTGACGCTGGGTGGGGGGACATTGATGCGGGCTCCCGTCTCCTGCATCATATCTGCCACCAGCTTGTTGTAGGCACCAGTGATGAAGGGGTGGAACACCTTGTCGATGTTCACCCTCTCCACAGCACGCTTGTCCtggaggggaggacagagagcGGACAGTCATCAGTTAGGTTGTCCAACACTCGGACTGATATAACAATTCACAAATTGAACTAGCTCGCTTCCAAACCGTGTTCATGGCAGTGTAATAACAGTAAGGCCAGTGTTAGCAGTATAGGGGCATGTTCATTAAGTAGGGTGGTTAACTTAAATGGCAGAAATTATAAAGAGTTTTAAATATAAGGTAACAGATATGACTGAAgtaggaaaaaaaaaaaagttgttccGCAAAGGATTCCATAGTGAGTTAGGAGGTTATTATGTGGTAGTTAAGTCAGCGAGTGGAGAGTAGTTATAGAGGATGACACTAGAGCGATAGCTAGGTAACTCATGACACCAGGTTGGCTACCTGCTCGGCAGAGATGAGCAGAATCTCATGCTTGGCCTTCTCCAGGCCCTCCTTGGTGCCAGAGATCTTGATATGGTTGCTGGGGTCATCTGGTCTTGGGATCTGGATCTTGGTGGCAGTCTTGAGTTCCAACTCCTGTAGTTTCTCCCCATTCTTGCCGATGACAAAGCGATGGTGTTCTTTGGGGATGGCCACAGTAGCTGAAGCCtggcgtaaaaaaaaaaaaaaaaatctcaacatGAAGGAAAATGGTTAACATTAACACaaaggtaaataaataatcaCTAAGTAGTCACCTTGGATTAACTTTAGTAGCCGTGCATGAATTCCTATTGAAATGGGATGACTGATTTAATTTTATTTAGCCATGATAGTCCACTCAGTAAGCATTGCCACTGTTTTCCAGGGAGTCCTGAGGTGGGGTCCTCAAAACAACACACTGATAGTACAAGTTTGGGAAATCAAAGGATGAGTCTAAATTTAGCTCTGATATACACTGTAACCTACATTGTTATAATGAATACAACAGCCACATAAGGGCTAAATGTGAACCCATCGATCTACACAGACCTGAGTCTGCAGTCGGGACACAATCTCCTTGCGGGCCTTCATCACCGCGTCCAGTTTCCCAGACACCATGATGGACAGACCCTGGTCTTTAGCCATGGAGAGTTCCAGGTGGGCTCCAGTCTTATGCATGATGTCCACACAGACCTTTGCCTGATCTCCTTCACCGAACTGGTTGATGTCCTTGTACTTGCGCTCTTCCAGAGGGACGTGGAAAACCTAGCAGGGTCATAAGTTAAAGAGAGCAAACATCACATGTTTGAACAATAGACTTTAGGTCTACACACCCAGGTTTGCCAAAGGCAGAAGAGTTGTTCGCTACAACAAACATGggtcgtgtcccaaatggcatccctattccctacatagtgcactactttagaccacagctctatgggctctggtcaatagtagtgcactatatggaatAGGGATACCATTTGCTACAACAAACAGTTTCTTATTCCTCCAATGCAACAAAGTGTTGCGTaaactctgctgctgtagctACCTGGGTGATGACAGAGGATTTGAGGGGCCGGATCTTGGAGGTCCAGGCGTTGACTGGTTCCTGGGTCCCCTCAGGTGAAGCAGCCTTCTCAGGCAGCGGGGGGAAGGCATCCTTGTAGGCTGGGGCCTCCTCATCTCCAGCAGTACTAGACCCTGTGTCAGAACCATTAGAAACAAGCCaccatatataaaaaaaactcactGACTACGAGTGTCTGAAATGACTAAAAATGGCAGCTACATGATCGGTTCAACGGCAGTTACTACAACTCATGTCTTGTTGTTACTTCAGGTTTTAGTTAGCATATTTGTTGAGAATCATTGATAACTGATGGCTAatttaaaaaaagccagactaatcTACCCAGAGGAACAGATAAAACAGTAACTCACCGCCTGCCTGCTCTGCAACGAGCCCAGAGCGGTGCTCGTTGAAGCTTTCCTGCGTAAGTACAGCGACTGAGCTCATGGTCGAAATCCCACGTTTACACGGAGTACGAGTGTGTCACTAGTAAAAGAAAAAGAGGACATAATTAGAgttaaaagaaaacaaaaatagCCTGCATAGCTAAGACATGACAGACTCAAAAAGACAAGATTATTAAGTTGTGATGTCTTTATAAGGCCTTGTCTCATAGCTagaaaatacaataaacaatgaaaacaaaaaaaacagaccaCTTTTATAGTTAGGGTTAAATATATAGTAGTACAAAACACATTGACCAGTTTGAGTGGACTTTGGATGTTGGGCCCCATTGTCTTATCTACCGTTATCAAAAGACACCATGCCTTTCCAGGAGGGATAATCCCTGTGCTAGCTATTACCCATTTCACACGCCATCACTTTCTTTGAAAGTCTGACAAATAGCCTCAGTGCGCAGAATAGGCAAATTAAGCATAACCAAGAGGACAAACTGATTCATTGCAGTAGTTACATGTGACGTTGACCCAAGACGCTGATCTCGGATCAGTTCAGCATTTTCCACACTAGACGttaaaggttaggattggggggaggggaggggtatcCCAAAGGCCAGCTGATGGCGATATTAATCTGTTGTGGATGGTTTTCATTTTACAGTCCAAACGCATTGTATGCAGCAAACACTCGTATCCCATGGACCGGTATGTACCTAAgaaacattctccattcaggtTGCAAAAAAGTGTCGATTTCCTCCTTAACTAGATTTTACGGCGAGAAGGAAGAAAAATGCGTACTTTCTTAATGAAACACCATTTCCACCACCATGTTAGTGGCTAATGGTACTTCCTGATGTTGCGCCCTACGTTTAGCAAGAGGTAAACATACTGCtgcaacctgattggctgaacgCGATACATAACATCCAGAACTAGCATTCCTAGGCATTAGCCACtttagcatggtggtggaaaatgttttagagaaaaaaaaaaacatttccctgTCTTTAAGTCTAGTTAGAGGAAATTGACACTTTTGCAACCTGAATGGAGAAAGTCTTACGTTTAAACATGTCCACGTGAGATACGAGTGTATTGCCGGCTGCATACAATCCATCTGGACAGTAAGATGGAAACGACTCAAAATTGACATCTGCCTGCCTTTGGGCTAGTGGAGGGGGATCCTaaatctgtacctaggggaaacttgaCCCCGGAGCccaatctatgcatagtcacttcacccttacctacatgtacaaattacctggactgacctgcacattgactaggtaacggtacaccctgtataaagcctcttAAAGTTAAAACTTAAGTTTACAttgcaaatattttcttaacacttcatgaactgcactgttggttaagtgcatgtaagtaaacatttcacagtaaggtctacacttgttgtattcggcacttGACAAATACATTGATTTCAACAACTAAGTTGAGGTTGTTGGCCTAGGCCTTTTCTAAGCTGGGTGAATGAGCTTTCCCAAGGTTAAGAGGATTCCCCCACTGACCCGTTCAGTTCAGCCACCCACTGAAGCTTCCCCTaggtactgatctaggatcagcttctccCTCACCAGTCCTAACCAGGTAGGTCAGACTAAACACTGAGCACGTGCACTAGGCGTAGGGTGAAGTTGTCCCTAGAcgacactgatcttgggtcagttttgtacttttccccactaatggttaaggttaggatttggcgAGAGGGGAGCTGACCCCGGAGAACATTTAGACTATTCCTCTGCAAAATTGTTTTGCTTCAAATGAATGAGAATCAATGGGTTGGGGGGGGCATTATACCATCAAAATAGAATCCTACCAATCACAGAACATCCACTTGATGGGAAGGTCCTATCTAGTAATTATACTTTGTACTGGCACACAGCACAGTCAATGGAGGTGGTGCTTGGGATCCTTAGCAGGGCGTTAGTACAGCTGTTTTCACATGCTTTCCAGAACAGCACCCTTTAAGGGGCCTCTTCCTTCTAGGCTAGGCATCTTTCAGGCTGAGCAGGCCGAATCATTGGTGTGTTATGTAGTTCACTGTGCTAACTACAGGCCAGCCCGGGTAAGCCATACTACTGGCGTCTCATTGGTTTAACACGGAGCAACAAAACAGCATTGCACCCAAAATGGAAAATGTTGAAAAGATTTCACAAAGTTGACTGAAGTGCTTCAAGCCTTCTCTAGAAAGATTTGagaatgttatatacagtaccagtcaaaagtttggacacgtactcattgaagggtttcttttttaatttttttattgtagaataatagtgaagacatcaaagctatgaaataacaaatggaATCATATACAAAccaaaaagagaaaaaaagtcacattttagattcttcaaagtagccaccctcttgccttgacagctttgcacactcttggcattctctcaaccagcttcacctggaatgcttttccaacagtc
Protein-coding sequences here:
- the hdlbpa gene encoding high density lipoprotein binding protein a isoform X3, with the protein product MSSVAVLTQESFNEHRSGLVAEQAGGSSTAGDEEAPAYKDAFPPLPEKAASPEGTQEPVNAWTSKIRPLKSSVITQVFHVPLEERKYKDINQFGEGDQAKVCVDIMHKTGAHLELSMAKDQGLSIMVSGKLDAVMKARKEIVSRLQTQASATVAIPKEHHRFVIGKNGEKLQELELKTATKIQIPRPDDPSNHIKISGTKEGLEKAKHEILLISAEQDKRAVERVNIDKVFHPFITGAYNKLVADMMQETGARINVPPPSVNKTEIVITGEKEQVALAVAMIKKIYEGKQKNATTIAVEVKKSQHKYVIGPKGNTLQEILEKTGVSVEIPPPDSNSETVILRGEPDRLGQALTEVYAKANSYTVSSVVAPSWLHRFIIGKKGQNLAKITQQMPKVHIEFTEGEDKITLEGPTKDMQMVQSQMEAIVTDLVSRMDYREISVDPRFHRHLIGKGGANINRIKDLHKVSVRIPPDNEKSHLIRIEGDPQGVQEASKELLELASRMENERTKDLIIEQRFHRAIIGQKGEKIKDVRDKFPEVIINFPDPAAKSDIVQLRGPRNEVEKCSKFMAKMVAEMVENGFFLSVPIFKQFHKNIIGKGGANIKKIREETNTRIDLPAENSNSEMIVITGKKENCEAARIRILAIQKELANITEMEVSIPSKLHNSLIGSKGRFVRSIMEECGGVHIHFPTEGSGIDTVTIRGPAEEVEKAKKQLLSLAQDKQTKSHTAELKAKPEYHKFLIGKGGGNIRKVRDSTGARIIFPTPEDEDQELITVVGTEEAVREAQKELEELIKSLDNVVEDVMNVDPKHHRYFVARRGQVLRDIADEYGGVMVSFPRSGANSDKVALKGAKDCVEAAKKRMLEIIEDLDAQVTMECVIPQKFHRSIMGPKGSRIQGITREHNVQIKFPERVDGPGKGGSAAPLAEAAVQENGEANGEVVEEPAAHVDPNAPKKCDVIVLSGRKERCEAAVESLKALVPVTTEVEVPFELHRYIIGQKGSGIRKMMDEFEVNIQVPAPELQSDIISITGLANHLDRAKEGLLERVKELTAEQEDRSLRSFKLTITVDPKYHPKIIGRKGAIITNIRTEHEVNIQFPDKNDDNQDQITITGYEHKATAAKDAIQAIVDELEEMISEDITLDARVHARIIGARGKGIRKIMDEFKVDLRFPQPGAADPNQVFVTGRPELVDEAIDHLLNLEEEYMADVNENESKMTYMKPTGDRGASSMDEGGRERGSSKGFVVREAPWQTGSEKAPDMSSSEDFPSFGAPVAATNKASPWGPKRF